A genomic region of Gymnogyps californianus isolate 813 chromosome 12, ASM1813914v2, whole genome shotgun sequence contains the following coding sequences:
- the CDH11 gene encoding cadherin-11: MKEDNCLHAALICLGMLYYSHAMTTENLNHTRPSLHGHHEKGKEGQVLHRSKRGWVWNQFFVIEEYTGPDPVLVGRLHSDIDSGDGNIKYILSGEGAGIIFVIDDKSGNIHATKTLDREERAQYTLTAQAVDRNTNRPLEPPSEFIVKVQDINDNPPEFLHENYHANVPERSNVGTSVIQVTASDADDPTYGNSAKLVYSILEGQPYFSVEAQTGIIRTALPNMDREAKEEYHVVIQAKDMGGHMGGLSGTTKVTITLTDVNDNPPKFPQSVYQMSVSEAAVPGEEVGRVKAKDPDIGENGLVAYSIIDGDGMDMFEITTDYETQEGVVKLKKLLDFETKKSYSLKVEAANVHIDPKFISNGPFKDTVTVKISVEDADEPPLFLKPSYIFEVQENAASGTVVGKVHAKDPDAANSAIRYSIDRHTDLERYFIINAEDGNIKTIKALDREEIAWHNISVFAVEVHKQHQEAKVPVAIKVVDVNDNAPKFAAAYEAFVCENARSNQQFITISADDKDDSANGPRFIFSLPPEIIHNPNFTLRDNRDNTASVLVRREGFSRQKQDLYLLPIVISDGGLPPMSSTNTLTIRVCGCDSNGSLLSCNAEAYILNAGLSTGALIAILACIVILLVIVVLFVTLKRQKKEPLIVFEEEDVRENIITYDDEGGGEEDTEAFDIATLQNPDGINGFIPRKDIKPEYQYMPRPGLRPAPNSVDVDDFINTRIQEADNDPTAPPYDSIQIYGYEGRGSVAGSLSSLESATTDSDLDYDYLQNWGPRFKKLADLYGSKDTFDDDS, translated from the exons ATGAAGGAGGACAATTGTTTACATGCCGCTCTTATCTGCCTGGGCATGCTGTATTACAGCCATGCCATGACTACAGAAAATTTGAACCACACAAGGCCATCACTTCATGGTCaccatgaaaaaggaaaagaaggacaaGTTCTGCATCGTTCAAAAAGAGGCTGGGTGTGGAATCAGTTCTTTGTTATAGAAGAGTATACAGGACCAGATCCTGTACTAGTAGGAAGG cTTCATTCAGATATTGATTCTGGAGATGGAAACATTAAATACATTCTCTCAGGTGAAGGAGCAGGAATCATTTTTGTTATTGATGACAAATCAGGGAACATCCATGCAACAAAGACACTGGACCGGGAGGAGAGAGCTCAGTACACTCTCACAGCACAAGCTGTAGACAGGAACACTAACAGACCTTTGGAACCACCTTCTGAATTCATTGTTAAAGTTCAAGATATAAATGACAACCCGCCTGAGTTTCTTCATGAAAACTACCATGCCAATGTGCCAGAGAGATCAAATGTAG gCACGTCAGTTATTCAGGTAACAGCTTCAGATGCTGATGATCCTACCTATGGGAACAGTGCCAAATTGGTTTACAGTATTCTTGAAGGTCAGCCGTACTTCTCGGTGGAAGCTCAAACAG GAATTATCCGAACTGCCCTTCCGAATATGGACAGAGAAGCTAAGGAAGAGTATCACGTTGTAATACAGGCAAAAGATATGGGAGGACACATGGGAGGCCTCTCAGGGACAACCAAAGTGACAATTACACTTACAGATGTCAATGACAACCCACCAAAGTTCCCACAGA GTGTGTACCAGATGTCAGTGTCGGAAGCAGCTGTCCCGGGAGAGGAAGTAGGAAGAGTGAAGGCCAAAGATCCAGACATTGGGGAAAATGGCTTAGTAGCTTACAGCATCATTGATGGAGATGGCATGGATATGTTTGAAATTACAACAGATTATGAGACTCAGGAAGGTGTTGTAAAGCTTAAGAAG CTCTTAGATTTTGAAACCAAAAAGTCCTACAGTCTGAAGGTAGAGGCAGCCAATGTACATATTGATCCTAAGTTCATCAGCAATGGGCCATTCAAGGACACAGTAACAGTGAAGATATCAGTGGAAGATGCTGATGAGCCACCTCTCTTTTTAAAGCCAAGTTATATTTTTGAAGTACAAGAAAACGCAGCATCTGGTACTGTGGTTGGAAAAGTACATGCCAAAGACCCTGATGCTGCAAACAGTGCTATAAG ATATTCAATTGATCGTCACACTGACcttgaaagatattttattattaatgcaGAAGATGGCAATATCAAGACAATAAAAGCTTTGGATAGGGAAGAAATTGCTTGGCATAATATCTCTGTCTTTGCAGTTGAAGTCC ACAAACAACACCAGGAAGCCAAAGTTCCAGTTGCAATTAAGGTTGTTGATGTCAATGACAACGCTCCAAAATTTGCAGCAGCCTACGAAGCATTTGTCTGTGAGAATGCTCGAAGCAATCAG caatTTATTACAATTAGTGCTGATGACAAGGATGACTCGGCCAATGGACCAAGATTTATCTTCAGTTTACCACCTGAAATTATTCATAATCCAAATTTTACACTCAGAGACAACAGAG ATAACACAGCAAGTGTTCTTGTTAGACGCGAAGGATTTAGTCGCCAAAAACAAGATTTGTACCTTCTTCCTATTGTAATAAGTGATGGTGGACTCCCCCCTATGAGCAGCACCAACACCCTCACCATTCGGGTCTGCGGCTGTGACAGCAATGGCTCCTTGCTGTCCTGTAACGCTGAAGCCTACATCCTCAATGCTGGATTAAGCACTGGAGCTTTAATTGCCATTCTTGCTTGCATCGTGATTTTGTTAG tcattGTAgtgttgtttgtaacactgaaaaggcagaaaaaagaacCTCTGATTGTTTTTGAAGAAGAAGATGTCCGAGAGAACATTATTACTTATGATGATgaaggtggaggagaggaagatACTGAAGCTTTTGACATAGCTACTTTGCAGAACCCTGATGGCATCAATGGATTTATTCCTCGTAAAGACATAAAACCTGAGTATCAGTATATGCCAAGACCAGGGCTTCGGCCAGCTCCTAATAGCGTTGATGTTGATGATTTCATCAACACAAGAATACAAGAGGCTGATAACGATCCAACTGCTCCTCCTTATGACTCTATCCAGATCTATGGCTATGAAGGAAGAGGCTCAGTGGCTGGTTCACTTAGCTCATTAGAGTCAGCAACAACAGATTCTGATTTGGACTATGACTATCTACAAAATTGGGGACCTCGATTTAAGAAACTTGCAGACTTGTACGGCTCCAAAGACACTTTCGATGATGATTCTTAA